Sequence from the Paenibacillus tundrae genome:
CTGTCTCTGAACCGGTAATAATGATCTGACATTACTTCGATCAACAAGGTGCCTTCCTGCCTTGTGATATCTCCACTCATTAGTAACTTCTCAAGTACATAGAGCATCATGATCTGCTCCAGACCATACAGCGGTTGCTCTCGTCCGGCTTCCGTCAGCAATTCAAGAGATGCTAATGAAACAATGTTTCGATCTATGAGTTGTTGAGCAGACATCTCTACTTCGCCTAATGATGGCGAGAATACATCTGCCAGCTCATCCAGCGACAATCCTTCCTTCATGTGGATAATCTTGTCGATCCGCGGCAAAATCTGCTGTTTAGGAAAAAAGGTCTCCTGTCCTGTATATGAAGACTTCCGGATGAACCATTCCTCCGGAATAAGATTTTTCCGTTTCCAGCGATAGAGCTGCCCATATGAAATGCCTGTCAGGTCTAGTAGTTCTTTTTTGGAGATCAAATCATCCGTCATCGTTGAACCCCCTTGTTATTGAAGACAGTGTAACATAACATTGTTACGTTGTGAAGGGA
This genomic interval carries:
- a CDS encoding YhbD family protein, whose translation is MTDDLISKKELLDLTGISYGQLYRWKRKNLIPEEWFIRKSSYTGQETFFPKQQILPRIDKIIHMKEGLSLDELADVFSPSLGEVEMSAQQLIDRNIVSLASLELLTEAGREQPLYGLEQIMMLYVLEKLLMSGDITRQEGTLLIEVMSDHYYRFRDRASELLLIRKMGVPTFMLVGAGAELYFDQGVKVVLRITLATFMEELKLKLGNV